The genomic DNA ATGAGGGTAATATGAAATCCAGAACTGGGATCTGGGGACCTGCTGTCGTGCGACCTCCGGCTAGGGGACAGCCCTGGACTTCTCCGCGGCGATTCATGCGAGGAAGGCGGCCGTAGTTCCGTCCGTCTGGAGTCCAAGCTGTGTCGATTGTTCGATATCGCTTCATACTTTTCCTTCCAGCCTTCGAGCCCTTGTATATTCACATATCCTGCCAGCGCACTCCACCGGTTATTCCTCTTAGCAGGGTGGCCGTTTTCCATGGTTTCCAACGGCTCCTCATTCGGAACAGAAGGAAGTGGTCGCTGTGGCACGGGACTCCGTATCGTAGGCTTCCGCTTTATGGTCGATTTCCGCTCCATAAACTGCACCCGTTGGCCGGCTTCTTTTGGAGGTTCGGTGTCTGGCACACTCTCTGCGAAGGGAGGGGGAGGCGAAGCTTGAGGCCGATGCTCGGGGACAGCTGGAGCAATATTCTCCTGCGACGGCAAAGATGGCGGAGGAGTGGGGGTAATCGAATTCGCGTCCGCATTGCCAGTACCAGCAgtaggagcaccaccagggACCGGCTTCCGTCGTACATTATTCAATCGCGCAAACTCTTGCTGCATTGGACCGGATTCCGCTTCGTCACCATGCATCTCCCTGCGCAATTTGGCCTCCTGTTCCCGCTCCTCTTCCACCTCCTGTAGCAAAGCCTCATCCTCTGGCGTCGCGACGTGGAGGTAATAAAGGGAAGCATTGATAGCTTCTGCGGAAACGCTATCTTTGGTGGGTGGCTTGAGAGGGGAAAGGAACACATCTATGCatcaagaaaaagcaaataTTAGCCATCTATCAATCTTATCCTCAAGATCAAGGAGAAAAACAAATGTTTCCCATGAATATGCGGGGCAAACATGTTTGCGACAGATAACCTACCTTTACTCCCCGGAACCCTCACAATATACAACTCCAACGGGTCTAGCTTCTTCTGCGTGGGATTCCGCGGGTATGCTGGAGGATTCGACGCGATGCCCGTAATTGACGACAGCGAACGAGCTTCGACGGGTCCCTGAGCCATGCCATGGTTCGGCGGCGCGGAGGACGAGATGGAACCCCCGTCCACCGCCATTTATTGTTCCAGGAGTGTGAAAAGACGTCGGAAGTTGGACGGAAGCGTGCAGGGAATGTTCCGTGTCGCACTTTGCCGTAGCTCCTTGGGAAAGGGAGAAAGGATCCGTCTgcagaaggagaaagagTTGGGTTTTCTGCGGTTGTCCGGAGACCTGCGGAGAGATGCCAAGAAAGAGTTAAGCGATGGCGATGATcagacgacgacgatgtacaaggctgaggctgagaagaagaataagaatAGGATAGGATACAGTCAGAGGAAAAGAAGTGAATCCAAAtaggagagaaaaaaaaagctgCCTATGACAACCCGGCGAGAGGCGACAAATGGACACAGCCTCAGGCACCGGGCCAACAAAACAAGCGTCAACGAAAACAGTATCCGTCTTGATTGGTATCTTTTCCCAACGAATATAGCTACATGGTATGCTTAGTGTGCTGAATGCGCAATCCCAAGTATCAAACATATACAAAAAAGGAatcaaacaaaggaaaaagacGGCACGTCCAAGCAACAAACAAGATTAAAATCAAGGAAAGCCGGCGGATAATGTCCCCATATATTAAACCCAACCATGTCCATACAAACAAAAATGTTCATGACTCCATGCTCCCAATGAAAAATTCCCAACCTATACGCAATAAGAATGACTGTACTGTCCCAAGAAGAAACCCATTTGATTGTTGTTTGCCAAGTGTATCAAACCACCGTCTCTGCTCTCTCACCCTCCGCAATGACCGGAATGCCGAGTCCACGGTCAGGACTCTGTAATACAATCTGCTCGTGGCGTCGGGCCCGCAAGAAGTCACTGATGGCGCGAATCAGGATAAACCAACCGACGATCATCAAGATGTAGGAGATCCACTCGCTAGTACTAATAGCAGACATAGCACCGTTGCCATCGCCACCAGCGCCACCGTCTGTTACTGCATCGGGGTCAAAATTATGGCTGTTTGGGTCTGGGGGGTTGACATATTGGTccgcatcaccaccatcatccgGTTTCGGATCGCTTCCGCCTTTCATGTAGAATCCATACTGCACGAGAGTAAGACCGAGACCAGCTCTGCTTCCGTTCTTCGCTGCGTGTGTAGTGTGTAAGAGGTAGGTGAGGAGGAATCCGACCAGTTGGAAAGACATAGAAATCATGGCGTTCCAGACAAAGGAGAAGATCGACCCAACCGGCAGTCCATCCACGAACACCTCATCGGACGAGATGCCTGGCGCCAAAATCGTAGTTTCCCAGTACGGCGGAGTCGCATCGGCGGCTGCTTCTTCGTAGGACTATCATGGATCAGTAACGCCCCACGAAAATATAAAAAATTAAAGACCTACCGGAGGCAAATCCTCATTCTTCTCACCCCGCTCCGGCTTAGCCGCCAGATTCGCAAACACACCGTCGTTCGATCCGATCACGCGACCCGGCGCGGAAGACGAAGGCGTGAACGACGGAAGGATAGTCAGTCTTCTAAAGATCCCTCGACCCTGTTGCTGTGTTTGATCCTGCTGCCCTTGTCCTCCCCCTTGGCTCGACGAAGACGCAGCGGCATTACCGTTTCCATTGTCATCGTTGTTGTAGTCGCTACCACCGGCAAAAGCCCGCGGCTCAGGGTTCGCCCGCATTAAGCGCTGTCTATCGTCAGGCTCATTCTCCACCTCCGAGTCGCTCCCATCGTCGAACGCATCGGCAAGGGTCTGGTCCGTATCGTCGGCCCGGCGAGAGTCATCGTTTAAAAGACGTCTGGAtgaaggcgaagaggaaCGAGAGTGGAACGAGGGAGGTGGAGAGGATGGAGCGAGGTGCGAGTTCGATCGGGACGGATTCGACGGGTAATGATTTGGATCATCTTCGTCATGGGCGTTTACCTG from Aspergillus chevalieri M1 DNA, chromosome 1, nearly complete sequence includes the following:
- a CDS encoding metal homeostatis BSD2 family protein (COG:U;~EggNog:ENOG410PPN9;~InterPro:IPR019325;~PFAM:PF10176;~TransMembrane:2 (i226-247o326-344i);~go_process: GO:0007034 - vacuolar transport [Evidence IEA];~go_process: GO:0030001 - metal ion transport [Evidence IEA]), producing MSSQRYQRVNAHDEDDPNHYPSNPSRSNSHLAPSSPPPSFHSRSSSPSSRRLLNDDSRRADDTDQTLADAFDDGSDSEVENEPDDRQRLMRANPEPRAFAGGSDYNNDDNGNGNAAASSSSQGGGQGQQDQTQQQGRGIFRRLTILPSFTPSSSAPGRVIGSNDGVFANLAAKPERGEKNEDLPPSYEEAAADATPPYWETTILAPGISSDEVFVDGLPVGSIFSFVWNAMISMSFQLVGFLLTYLLHTTHAAKNGSRAGLGLTLVQYGFYMKGGSDPKPDDGGDADQYVNPPDPNSHNFDPDAVTDGGAGGDGNGAMSAISTSEWISYILMIVGWFILIRAISDFLRARRHEQIVLQSPDRGLGIPVIAEGERAETVV